From Sporosarcina sp. 6E9, a single genomic window includes:
- a CDS encoding PTS sugar transporter subunit IIB — protein sequence MKILTVCGSGLGTSFMVEMNINTILSELGITDVEVNHSDLSSAAPGDADVFFLAKDIAEGGSHLGEVIVLESIIDMDELREKVTQVMKDKGKI from the coding sequence ATGAAAATTTTAACAGTATGTGGGTCAGGTTTAGGAACAAGTTTTATGGTGGAAATGAACATTAATACAATTTTAAGCGAATTAGGCATCACAGATGTAGAAGTGAATCATTCAGATCTAAGTTCAGCAGCACCAGGTGACGCAGATGTGTTTTTCCTTGCAAAGGATATTGCGGAAGGCGGATCTCATTTAGGTGAGGTTATCGTTCTCGAAAGTATTATCGACATGGATGAGCTACGTGAAAAAGTAACACAAGTAATGAAAGATAAAGGAAAAATTTAA
- a CDS encoding BglG family transcription antiterminator, translated as MFDQRSYALLKEVTMYENITKSEVMRKLNISERQFQTDLDKINNALENLDFQRIVIEDNVFVVNEKLRDATKSGLLLDIDPNLFVISEQDRVFLIYLYTFIRKEAISNFHYQLLLGVSRNTALADVKRVRELCSSWDIEVVYTRADGYHLVGAEYDKRRLASYCIDTLLSQALGKEILILALRKWKLDDYLVTTNRIVIDYLAENEIQLVNSRKKEMITRLTFIRARNKSDELLFKEYEKQIIERQNLYKHGKKLAEYLFSEAGELESYYVTIQLLISQQEVSRDENTSLEDLANRIIEEFERITLLPIENKSFLKQSLYNHLVPAFFRIAFRIPLSNPLTARIQEEYRELFQFVKQALSPLSMWTGQVISDDEIGFFTLHFGGYLGRNKRYKPEKIHAIIACTNGISSSLMLKAQLNEMFPEIMLSSVHTIGEISEIPTSSYDLIFSTVDVSSIKPVYIVKPLLSQVEKNYLFQAVASDFPQMDFNQVSVEQVMSVVRKYADIKEDEKLYSELVNLLHSQNTDKGRYAPMLSELLTKDMIQFTSEKLAWRDAITKASKPLLEDDKIETSYVDAMISNVEELGAYIHVGKGIAIPHARPETGVKSVGMSFLRTTSPVLLLDKEEHAIDIFICIAAVDNEAHLKALAHLTKVLADDKKLQTLKDAKTAEEVIEIIKKGED; from the coding sequence GTGTTTGACCAAAGATCATATGCACTCTTGAAAGAAGTCACAATGTATGAAAATATCACCAAATCTGAAGTGATGCGAAAGCTGAATATCTCGGAGAGACAATTTCAGACTGATTTGGACAAGATCAATAATGCATTGGAAAACTTGGATTTTCAACGGATTGTTATTGAAGATAATGTATTCGTAGTAAATGAAAAGTTAAGAGATGCTACCAAATCTGGGTTGCTTCTGGATATTGATCCAAATCTCTTTGTCATTTCCGAACAGGATAGAGTATTTTTGATTTACTTATACACCTTTATTCGCAAGGAAGCGATTTCGAACTTCCATTATCAATTACTACTGGGTGTAAGCAGAAATACGGCACTGGCTGATGTTAAACGAGTAAGGGAATTATGCAGCAGTTGGGATATCGAAGTGGTATATACAAGAGCTGATGGCTATCACCTTGTTGGGGCTGAATATGATAAACGAAGATTGGCTTCCTATTGCATCGACACACTATTATCCCAAGCATTAGGCAAGGAAATACTCATTTTGGCGCTTAGGAAATGGAAGTTAGATGATTACTTGGTAACGACGAACAGAATCGTTATCGACTATTTAGCGGAAAATGAAATTCAGTTGGTTAATAGCCGAAAGAAAGAAATGATTACAAGACTTACTTTCATTCGAGCAAGAAATAAAAGCGATGAATTACTTTTTAAGGAATATGAAAAGCAAATCATCGAAAGACAGAATCTCTATAAACATGGGAAAAAGCTGGCGGAATACTTATTTAGCGAAGCCGGTGAATTGGAAAGCTATTACGTAACAATCCAGTTGCTTATTTCACAACAAGAAGTTTCCCGTGATGAAAACACATCGCTTGAAGATTTGGCGAATCGTATCATTGAAGAGTTTGAACGAATCACTTTATTGCCGATTGAAAACAAAAGCTTTTTGAAACAAAGCTTGTACAACCACTTGGTACCGGCGTTCTTTAGAATCGCATTTAGAATACCGTTAAGCAATCCATTGACAGCGCGGATTCAAGAAGAGTATCGGGAGTTATTCCAGTTTGTCAAACAAGCGTTATCTCCATTAAGCATGTGGACTGGACAAGTGATAAGCGATGACGAAATCGGTTTTTTTACCCTTCATTTCGGCGGTTATCTTGGCAGGAATAAAAGATATAAACCAGAAAAAATACATGCGATCATTGCTTGCACAAATGGAATCAGCTCATCACTTATGTTAAAGGCGCAGCTAAACGAAATGTTTCCGGAGATTATGTTATCCAGTGTTCACACCATCGGAGAAATTTCGGAAATACCTACATCAAGCTATGATTTAATTTTTTCGACTGTTGATGTTTCATCAATAAAACCGGTTTATATTGTAAAGCCTTTATTGTCACAAGTTGAGAAAAATTATTTATTTCAGGCGGTTGCATCAGATTTTCCACAAATGGATTTCAATCAAGTCTCCGTTGAACAGGTTATGTCAGTTGTACGTAAATATGCTGATATCAAAGAAGATGAAAAGTTATATTCGGAACTTGTTAATTTATTGCATTCACAAAACACAGATAAAGGGAGATATGCACCAATGCTATCAGAGCTATTAACTAAAGATATGATTCAGTTTACCAGTGAAAAATTAGCATGGAGAGATGCGATAACAAAAGCATCCAAACCATTACTTGAAGACGATAAAATTGAAACAAGCTATGTCGATGCAATGATCAGTAATGTAGAAGAACTAGGCGCATACATCCATGTTGGAAAAGGAATCGCTATTCCACATGCAAGACCAGAAACCGGTGTAAAGAGTGTCGGTATGTCCTTTCTTCGGACAACTTCGCCAGTATTGCTTTTGGATAAAGAAGAGCATGCAATCGACATATTTATTTGCATCGCCGCGGTTGATAATGAAGCCCATTTGAAAGCGCTCGCGCATTTAACGAAAGTGTTGGCAGATGATAAGAAGCTTCAAACATTGAAGGATGCAAAAACAGCTGAAGAAGTAATTGAAATTATAAAAAAGGGAGAAGATTAA
- a CDS encoding zinc ribbon domain-containing protein, translating into MKSLVNSMYCPECGKELNESEKFCGNCEKQTSAVESDLTQIPENVQNDNLLSAFVGEKKQAYYFGKWHPDNKRPINWAAVFATFFWLGYRKMYKVIAYILLIFIAIDIVILVTGIDGGPINNYIGLGVAVTLGIAGNGIYKNHAQKEIEKLQTEYSGEQLLEKVKQRGGTSWGGFWIAILLFSGYILISIALEMLAYLFLG; encoded by the coding sequence ATGAAAAGTTTGGTAAACTCTATGTATTGTCCCGAGTGCGGGAAGGAATTAAATGAAAGTGAAAAGTTTTGTGGAAATTGCGAAAAGCAAACTAGCGCAGTAGAATCGGACTTAACTCAAATACCCGAAAATGTACAGAATGACAATCTGTTGAGCGCATTTGTAGGGGAAAAGAAACAGGCGTATTATTTTGGGAAATGGCACCCAGATAATAAGAGACCCATTAACTGGGCTGCAGTTTTCGCTACTTTCTTTTGGTTAGGCTATCGAAAAATGTACAAAGTTATTGCATACATATTATTGATATTTATTGCAATCGATATTGTCATCTTGGTCACTGGAATAGATGGGGGCCCTATTAATAACTATATTGGTTTGGGTGTAGCAGTGACATTGGGTATAGCCGGAAATGGTATATATAAGAACCATGCTCAAAAAGAAATCGAAAAGTTGCAAACGGAATACTCAGGTGAACAGCTATTAGAAAAAGTAAAACAACGTGGCGGGACTAGTTGGGGTGGGTTTTGGATAGCAATTCTGTTATTTAGTGGTTATATATTAATAAGTATTGCACTGGAAATGCTAGCGTATCTATTTTTAGGTTAA
- a CDS encoding amidohydrolase family protein has product MDISGSINAILGELMMGKYMLCGKKIVTVSHLGTIENGAVVVEEGKIIDVGTWDRLEKKYPAIKLIDCSDFVITPSLVDCHTHLLEFAPTSLYPDAPINHFVAGKELLFDALSSGITALGEQICGHPQCDFSVNDYRNAIKDMPIDISFATTSISIGFDELTHFSALTQSKSIDRKTLNDLSLVRLIAQASDYPGENIFINATPANFTANEVPRAGEIVYTLEELKKIVDIYHQSGKQIGTHVAGEEAIDMALEAGFDVLHHAHGISDALIEKVSEQKVRVVATPIGGTHLMPNSPGDILKLMDNKIPVSISTDSYLPPFQGTSWLPFQDTELKGPKELMLIAQPAMHLLKKQHYNENEILAVLTANPAEILGKEKHFGKIEVGMEANLLVAEGIPGLEITDVEKIKKVFYKGQQVVNRI; this is encoded by the coding sequence TTGGACATTAGCGGTTCTATTAACGCCATTCTTGGTGAATTAATGATGGGGAAATATATGCTTTGCGGAAAAAAGATTGTCACTGTTAGTCACTTAGGGACAATTGAAAATGGTGCTGTCGTTGTCGAAGAAGGAAAGATTATTGATGTAGGCACTTGGGATAGGCTGGAGAAAAAATATCCTGCTATAAAGTTAATCGATTGCTCGGATTTCGTCATAACGCCTTCTTTAGTTGATTGCCATACGCATTTATTAGAATTTGCACCAACCTCACTTTATCCTGATGCGCCCATAAATCACTTCGTAGCGGGAAAGGAACTTCTTTTCGATGCGTTATCTTCGGGAATCACTGCGCTGGGTGAACAAATTTGTGGTCATCCACAATGCGATTTCTCAGTGAATGATTATCGAAATGCGATTAAAGATATGCCGATTGATATTTCATTTGCCACGACAAGCATTTCAATTGGCTTTGACGAATTAACCCATTTTAGTGCACTCACACAATCTAAAAGCATAGATAGAAAAACTTTGAACGATTTATCATTGGTCCGATTGATCGCACAAGCAAGCGACTATCCCGGAGAAAATATATTTATCAACGCAACACCAGCCAATTTTACTGCGAATGAAGTACCGAGAGCTGGAGAAATTGTTTATACACTAGAAGAATTGAAGAAAATCGTCGACATCTACCATCAGTCAGGGAAACAAATTGGCACACATGTCGCTGGAGAAGAAGCAATCGACATGGCATTAGAAGCAGGTTTCGATGTTTTACACCATGCGCACGGCATTTCAGACGCGTTAATTGAAAAGGTTTCAGAGCAAAAAGTGAGAGTTGTAGCGACACCAATCGGAGGAACTCACCTCATGCCAAACTCGCCCGGAGATATATTGAAGCTAATGGACAATAAAATTCCTGTATCAATTTCAACCGATTCATATTTACCACCATTTCAAGGAACCTCATGGCTGCCTTTTCAAGACACTGAACTAAAAGGACCCAAAGAACTCATGTTAATCGCCCAACCAGCTATGCACCTGTTAAAAAAGCAGCATTACAACGAAAACGAAATCCTAGCAGTACTCACAGCAAATCCCGCTGAAATCCTAGGAAAAGAAAAACACTTTGGGAAAATCGAAGTAGGAATGGAAGCGAACCTTTTAGTAGCCGAAGGAATTCCAGGTTTAGAAATTACCGACGTCGAAAAAATCAAGAAAGTATTCTACAAAGGCCAACAAGTCGTCAACCGTATTTAA